One window of Nocardia nova SH22a genomic DNA carries:
- a CDS encoding TIGR00730 family Rossman fold protein has translation MSGRTFAVCVYCSASATDPDALRLAADVGTEIARRGWELVSGGGHVSMMGAVAVAARAGGARTTGVIPKRLVHQEVADVDSDELIVTDTMRERKQIMEDRADAFLTLPGGIGTLEEFFEAWTGGYLGLHGKRLVVLDPHGHYRGLFAWLDELSAAGFIGRPALDRITVTADIASAFEALTAPPA, from the coding sequence GTGAGCGGGCGGACGTTCGCGGTGTGCGTGTACTGCTCGGCCAGCGCCACCGATCCCGATGCGCTGCGGCTGGCCGCCGACGTCGGTACCGAAATCGCACGGCGCGGATGGGAATTGGTCTCCGGTGGCGGGCACGTGTCGATGATGGGCGCGGTGGCGGTCGCGGCGCGTGCCGGTGGCGCCCGCACCACGGGAGTGATTCCGAAGCGGCTGGTGCACCAGGAGGTCGCCGATGTCGACAGCGACGAGCTGATCGTCACCGACACCATGCGCGAACGCAAGCAGATCATGGAGGACCGGGCCGACGCCTTCCTCACCCTGCCCGGCGGAATCGGCACCCTCGAGGAGTTCTTCGAGGCGTGGACCGGCGGCTATCTGGGCCTGCACGGTAAGCGGCTGGTGGTGCTGGACCCGCACGGCCACTATCGCGGGCTGTTCGCCTGGCTGGACGAGCTGAGCGCGGCCGGATTCATCGGGCGCCCGGCACTGGACCGGATTACCGTGACCGCGGATATCGCATCCGCGTTCGAAGCATTGACCGCACCACCGGCCTAG
- a CDS encoding glucosyl-3-phosphoglycerate synthase, which produces MTFDWTATHTWDRPQWAIDELVDAKNGRTVSVVLPALNEENTVADVVASIRPLLGTLVDELVVLDSGSVDATAERARAAGARVVTREQAVPELEPAPGKGEVLWRSLAVTSGDLVAFVDSDLIDPDPMFVPKLLGPLLTVDGMHLVKAYYRRPLRQGTAVDEHGGGRVTELVARPLLAALRPELSKVLQPLGGEYAGTRELLTGVPFAPGYGVEIGLLLDTFDLLGLSAIGQVNLGVRTHRNRPLSDLGVMSRQILGTVLGRSGIRDSGAALTQFPLVGGEFGVLSTDVDLADRPPMNTLRPTRAAA; this is translated from the coding sequence ATGACATTCGATTGGACTGCCACGCATACGTGGGATCGACCACAGTGGGCGATCGACGAATTGGTCGACGCGAAGAACGGGCGCACCGTCTCGGTGGTCCTGCCCGCATTGAACGAAGAGAACACCGTCGCCGATGTGGTGGCCAGTATCCGGCCGCTGCTCGGCACGCTGGTGGACGAACTCGTCGTTCTGGACTCGGGGTCGGTGGACGCGACCGCCGAGCGTGCACGGGCGGCCGGGGCGCGGGTGGTGACCCGGGAGCAGGCGGTGCCGGAACTGGAACCGGCGCCGGGCAAGGGGGAGGTGCTGTGGCGGTCGCTGGCGGTCACCTCCGGCGATCTGGTGGCCTTCGTCGATTCCGACCTGATCGATCCCGATCCGATGTTCGTCCCGAAACTGCTCGGACCGCTGCTCACGGTCGACGGCATGCACCTGGTGAAGGCGTACTACCGTCGCCCGCTGCGCCAGGGCACGGCCGTGGACGAGCACGGCGGCGGCCGGGTGACCGAACTGGTGGCGCGGCCCCTGCTGGCGGCGTTGCGCCCCGAACTGTCGAAGGTGCTGCAGCCCTTGGGCGGTGAGTACGCGGGCACCCGCGAACTGCTCACCGGAGTCCCGTTCGCCCCCGGCTACGGTGTGGAGATCGGTTTGCTCCTGGACACATTCGACCTGCTGGGCCTGTCGGCGATCGGCCAGGTGAACTTGGGCGTCCGCACCCACCGCAACCGCCCGCTGTCGGACCTGGGCGTGATGAGCCGCCAAATCCTGGGAACCGTCCTGGGCCGCAGCGGAATTCGCGACTCGGGCGCCGCCTTGACCCAGTTCCCCCTGGTGGGCGGGGAATTCGGCGTGCTGAGCACCGATGTAGACCTGGCCGACCGGCCGCCGATGAACACGCTACGTCCCACTCGCGCCGCAGCCTGA
- the folP gene encoding dihydropteroate synthase, which translates to MSSASPSPTLCGKPVATDRALVMAIVNRTPDSFYDRGATFSDEAAMAAVARAVSEGTDLVDIGGVKAGPGAEVDAAEEARRVVPFVAAIRECYPELLISVDTWRSEVARAAVAEGADLINDTWAGADPELAGVAAELGVGIVCSHTGGARPRTRPHRVHYADVVAEVTDTLVRAAEAARAAGVAADAILIDPTHDFGKNTYHGLELLRAVDILVNTGWPVLMALSNKDFIGETLGVGLSERLEGTLAATAWAAAAGARVFRVHEVAATRRVVDMIAAIQGIRPPARTLRGLV; encoded by the coding sequence ATGAGTTCCGCGTCACCGTCGCCCACCCTGTGCGGGAAACCGGTGGCGACGGACCGGGCCCTGGTCATGGCGATCGTCAACCGCACCCCCGATTCCTTCTACGATCGCGGCGCGACGTTCTCCGACGAGGCGGCCATGGCGGCCGTGGCCCGTGCGGTCTCGGAGGGGACCGATCTGGTCGATATCGGCGGGGTGAAGGCAGGCCCTGGCGCGGAGGTCGACGCGGCCGAGGAGGCCCGCCGCGTGGTGCCGTTCGTCGCCGCCATCCGGGAGTGCTATCCCGAGCTGTTGATCAGCGTGGACACCTGGCGCAGCGAGGTCGCGCGGGCGGCGGTCGCCGAGGGCGCGGATCTGATCAACGACACCTGGGCGGGTGCGGACCCCGAGCTGGCGGGGGTGGCCGCGGAGCTGGGGGTGGGCATCGTGTGCAGCCATACCGGGGGAGCCCGGCCGCGCACGCGACCGCATCGGGTGCACTACGCCGATGTGGTGGCCGAGGTCACAGATACACTGGTTCGAGCCGCGGAGGCGGCGCGGGCGGCGGGGGTCGCCGCGGACGCGATTCTCATCGATCCGACACACGATTTCGGCAAAAACACTTATCACGGGCTCGAACTGTTGCGTGCCGTGGACATTCTTGTAAATACCGGATGGCCGGTCTTGATGGCGCTGAGCAATAAGGATTTCATCGGAGAGACTCTTGGTGTCGGACTGTCCGAGCGATTGGAGGGGACATTGGCGGCAACCGCATGGGCGGCCGCGGCCGGCGCCCGGGTTTTCCGAGTTCACGAGGTGGCCGCAACCCGGCGCGTCGTGGACATGATCGCGGCGATTCAGGGCATCCGGCCCCCCGCACGAACCTTGCGAGGTCTGGTATGA
- a CDS encoding long-chain-acyl-CoA synthetase, with the protein MTTEARNTVGLWDLVRNLPAMAAEAPGMLRGASGMLVRADDKSSVGLYFQKAAQRYPNRVFLRFEGREYTYREANIEVNCFAHVLAGRGVKRGDVVGVLMTNRPETLFVVLATVKLGATVGLVNHNQREQVLAHSFGLLNSTVDVIGEECAEAVASLPEPPANPLYSEELQELARDADPADPPVCADIRARERAFLIFTSGTTGLPKASVMTHLRWTKSMAGLGGLGVRLRGDDTMYCCLPLYHNNALTVALGAVLGARASFALGRKFSVSNFWNEVIATRSTAFIYIGELCRYLLNQPESPREHEHSVRLAVGNGLRPELWDEFRRRFRIGRVVEFYGASEGNIAFINAFGVDRTAGFGPLPYAVVEFDEATGKARRYPDGRVHRVPSGGVGLLLAKVTTRSPFDGYTDKSATESKLVRDAFREGDCWFDTGDLVRDQHWRHIAFVDRLGDTFRWKGENVATTEVEGAFDGAPGITEAVVYGVDVPGADGKAGMAAVTVESGAEFDGPALAAHLYDRLPGYAVPLFVRVVSELETTSTFKSRKVDLRKQGYSDDGDTSLYVLRGREQGYVPFYESYPEEVAGGTVPRG; encoded by the coding sequence GTGACCACCGAGGCGCGCAACACCGTCGGTCTCTGGGATCTGGTGCGCAACCTGCCCGCGATGGCCGCCGAGGCACCGGGAATGCTGCGCGGGGCGAGCGGCATGCTGGTGCGGGCCGATGACAAATCCTCGGTGGGGCTGTACTTCCAGAAGGCGGCCCAGCGTTATCCGAATCGGGTCTTCCTTCGGTTCGAGGGAAGGGAATACACCTACCGCGAGGCCAATATCGAGGTGAACTGTTTCGCCCACGTCCTGGCCGGGCGCGGGGTGAAACGCGGCGATGTGGTCGGCGTGCTGATGACGAATCGGCCCGAGACGCTGTTCGTCGTGCTGGCCACGGTGAAATTGGGCGCCACCGTCGGCCTGGTCAATCACAATCAGCGCGAACAGGTTCTGGCGCACAGCTTCGGATTGCTGAACAGCACGGTCGACGTGATCGGTGAGGAATGTGCGGAGGCGGTGGCCTCCCTGCCCGAGCCGCCCGCGAATCCGCTGTATTCCGAGGAGCTTCAGGAATTGGCCCGCGACGCCGATCCTGCCGATCCGCCGGTGTGCGCCGATATCCGCGCCCGCGAACGCGCCTTCCTGATCTTCACCTCCGGCACCACCGGATTGCCCAAGGCCAGCGTGATGACCCATCTGCGCTGGACCAAGAGCATGGCCGGACTGGGCGGGCTGGGGGTGCGGCTGCGCGGTGACGACACCATGTATTGCTGTCTGCCGCTTTATCACAACAACGCGCTGACCGTCGCGCTCGGCGCGGTGCTCGGGGCGCGGGCGAGTTTCGCGCTGGGCCGGAAATTCTCGGTGTCGAATTTCTGGAACGAGGTCATCGCGACCCGCTCGACCGCGTTCATCTACATCGGCGAACTGTGCCGCTATCTGCTCAACCAGCCGGAATCGCCACGCGAACACGAGCATTCGGTACGACTGGCGGTCGGCAACGGGCTGCGGCCGGAACTGTGGGACGAATTCCGGCGCCGCTTCCGCATCGGCCGGGTGGTCGAGTTCTACGGCGCCAGTGAGGGAAATATCGCCTTCATCAACGCTTTCGGCGTCGACCGCACCGCGGGCTTCGGACCGCTGCCGTACGCGGTGGTCGAATTCGACGAGGCCACCGGAAAGGCCCGCCGGTATCCGGACGGCCGGGTGCACCGGGTGCCGAGCGGCGGAGTGGGACTGCTGCTGGCGAAGGTCACCACCCGCTCCCCGTTCGACGGCTACACCGACAAATCCGCCACCGAATCCAAACTGGTCCGCGACGCCTTCCGCGAGGGCGACTGCTGGTTCGACACCGGAGATCTGGTGCGCGACCAGCATTGGCGCCACATAGCCTTCGTGGACCGCCTCGGCGACACCTTCCGCTGGAAGGGCGAGAACGTCGCCACCACCGAGGTCGAGGGCGCCTTCGACGGTGCGCCCGGTATCACCGAGGCCGTGGTGTACGGGGTGGACGTCCCCGGGGCCGACGGAAAGGCCGGAATGGCAGCGGTGACAGTGGAATCCGGCGCCGAATTCGACGGGCCCGCCCTGGCCGCACATCTCTACGACCGCCTGCCCGGTTACGCGGTGCCGTTGTTCGTCAGGGTGGTTTCGGAGCTGGAGACCACGTCGACGTTCAAGAGCCGCAAGGTGGATCTGCGCAAGCAGGGCTACAGCGACGACGGTGATACCTCGCTGTATGTGCTGAGGGGGCGCGAGCAGGGGTACGTGCCGTTCTACGAGAGCTATCCGGAAGAGGTGGCCGGGGGCACGGTCCCACGCGGCTGA